A genomic stretch from Oreochromis niloticus isolate F11D_XX linkage group LG11, O_niloticus_UMD_NMBU, whole genome shotgun sequence includes:
- the cmc1 gene encoding COX assembly mitochondrial protein homolog — translation MEATNAEETHLRHVEKDVLIPKKMREKAKELCADKVEAFSHCCKESGFFMVFKCREENAALKECLTRHYQDPAFFEECKQEYIREKLEFERTGIPAKNTKQKLPTSM, via the exons ATGGAGGCAACAAATGCAG AGGAAACCCATCTGAGGCATGTGGAGAAGGATGTGCTGATCCCCAAGAAGATGAGGGAGAAAGCCAAGGAGCTCTGTGCTGACAAGGTTGAAG CCTTCAGTCACTGCTGTAAAGAATCTGGTTTCTTCATGGTGTTTAAGTGTCGAGAGGAGAACGCAGCCCTGAAGGAATGTCTGACACGACA CTACCAGGACCCCGCGTTTTTCGAAGAGTGCAAGCAGGAGTACATTCGAGAGAAGCTGGAATTTGAGAGGACGGGGATTCCAGCCAAGAACACGAAACAAAAACTTCCGACTagcatgtaa